A genomic segment from Acidimicrobiia bacterium encodes:
- a CDS encoding ATP-binding protein, giving the protein MSNRRPDSGRFSRPDSPLSATRQTLRALVTNDPEETDVFHEAIVTVRLTMMRMGAIASALTALVIFASGLFTGSTDQLLESITPAIVAALFGWQAWSGGRKVVLSLILSLVSVVITYPLVGTDATLLPASLALVIIGGIGLLFVDTGRLAYVIGVGAVLVLAGFLWVEDGAARVATAATIVTGFGLVALIMLSVRMATLVSASRYVRLFEDSPVALLEQDWGATLRAVENLGINDPQELGKYLLAHPAVVTDLAAGIVYVRVNAAAAELLGLDDPAALVGPMSTTRVNETSIEALVSEVVAMVEGRLTFECTYETVTFNGDQIWIEVRWIRPLRLRPNPDRLVIAIHDITEEMRVRGGMAELIRSKDEFIASVSHELRTPLTAVVGLAGELAHGHMVFSDSERAELLELIAGQSREMAFIVEDLLVAARADINQISIAPERINVAENVDRIVTEFGWDNSITRPSGDCEVLADPVRFRQIVRNLIANAHRYGGKSRRIVGRHDGDVVTIEVRDDGPGIPDEDRERIFEPYARAHNQPGVTASVGLGLAVSRRLAKLMAGDLVYDFDEEHGEAVFRLTLPSGQPGMREVSCS; this is encoded by the coding sequence GTGAGCAACCGTCGACCGGATTCAGGCCGGTTCTCCAGGCCCGACAGCCCTCTGAGCGCCACCCGTCAGACCCTCCGGGCACTCGTCACGAACGACCCCGAGGAGACCGACGTCTTCCACGAGGCAATCGTCACCGTTCGATTGACGATGATGCGGATGGGGGCCATCGCATCGGCCTTGACCGCTTTGGTAATCTTCGCATCCGGCCTCTTCACGGGAAGTACCGATCAGCTCTTGGAATCGATAACGCCGGCAATCGTGGCGGCGCTCTTCGGCTGGCAGGCCTGGTCCGGCGGCCGGAAGGTTGTCCTGAGTTTGATCCTGTCGCTCGTCTCGGTCGTGATCACTTACCCCCTCGTCGGCACCGACGCCACGCTGCTGCCGGCATCTTTGGCGTTGGTCATCATCGGCGGCATTGGTCTGCTGTTCGTCGACACAGGGCGTCTCGCGTATGTGATCGGGGTAGGTGCCGTGCTCGTGCTGGCCGGTTTCCTATGGGTGGAGGACGGGGCTGCGAGGGTGGCCACCGCCGCCACCATCGTCACCGGATTTGGCTTGGTGGCTCTCATCATGCTGTCCGTCAGGATGGCGACATTGGTATCGGCCAGCCGGTACGTCCGGCTCTTTGAAGACAGCCCTGTTGCGCTGCTGGAACAGGACTGGGGCGCGACATTGCGAGCGGTGGAGAACCTGGGCATCAATGACCCGCAGGAACTGGGGAAGTACCTCCTCGCCCACCCGGCCGTGGTGACCGATCTCGCGGCCGGAATCGTCTACGTGCGCGTGAATGCTGCGGCCGCCGAGCTACTCGGGCTCGACGATCCGGCCGCGTTGGTTGGCCCCATGTCAACCACCAGGGTGAACGAGACATCCATCGAGGCCCTGGTCTCCGAGGTAGTGGCGATGGTCGAAGGCAGGCTGACCTTCGAGTGCACCTACGAAACGGTGACGTTCAACGGTGACCAGATCTGGATCGAAGTGCGATGGATTCGACCACTCCGCCTCCGGCCGAATCCCGACCGGCTGGTGATTGCCATCCACGACATCACGGAAGAGATGCGCGTCCGCGGCGGGATGGCCGAACTGATCCGCTCGAAGGACGAGTTCATCGCCTCTGTGAGCCACGAATTGCGCACCCCCCTTACGGCCGTGGTCGGCCTGGCCGGCGAGCTCGCCCATGGACATATGGTGTTCTCTGATTCGGAACGGGCCGAATTGCTCGAACTCATTGCCGGCCAATCGCGCGAGATGGCGTTCATCGTTGAAGACCTGCTCGTTGCGGCCCGTGCCGACATCAACCAGATCAGCATCGCCCCCGAGCGAATCAACGTCGCAGAAAACGTCGATCGAATCGTCACAGAGTTCGGATGGGACAACTCGATCACACGGCCGTCCGGCGACTGCGAGGTGCTCGCCGATCCGGTCCGGTTCCGCCAGATCGTTCGAAACCTCATCGCCAATGCACACCGCTACGGGGGGAAGAGCCGGCGCATCGTCGGCAGGCACGACGGGGACGTGGTCACCATCGAAGTGCGCGATGATGGCCCGGGAATCCCGGACGAAGACCGCGAGCGGATCTTCGAACCGTACGCACGGGCGCACAACCAGCCCGGCGTTACCGCTTCGGTGGGTCTGGGACTTGCCGTGTCTCGACGGCTGGCCAAACTAATGGCAGGAGATCTGGTCTACGACTTCGACGAAGAACACGGGGAAGCGGTCTTCCGTCTCACCCTCCCATCCGGGCAACCAGGGATGCGTGAGGTTTCCTGCAGCTAG